One segment of Haemophilus influenzae DNA contains the following:
- a CDS encoding YacL family protein, producing MDFQFTHYQGNVSVKCSMEHIALANWFNTEVRSNSDKILTALSSAKSLIENQEKILIGAEYTLFLNADEVMVRANNLAIESDEILEQDFHYYDEESLAFCGTQDFIHFLQSYVDFIA from the coding sequence ATGGATTTCCAATTTACACATTATCAAGGCAATGTATCCGTAAAATGTTCAATGGAACACATTGCCCTTGCTAACTGGTTCAATACAGAAGTGCGGTCAAATTCAGACAAGATTTTAACCGCACTTTCCTCTGCAAAATCACTTATTGAAAATCAAGAAAAAATCTTAATCGGTGCGGAATATACGTTATTTTTAAATGCTGATGAAGTAATGGTGCGCGCCAACAATCTCGCCATTGAATCAGATGAAATTTTAGAACAAGATTTCCACTATTATGATGAAGAAAGCCTTGCTTTTTGCGGTACGCAAGATTTTATTCATTTTCTCCAATCTTATGTTGATTTTATTGCTTAA
- the erpA gene encoding iron-sulfur cluster insertion protein ErpA, with amino-acid sequence MIDDIAVPLTFTDAAANKVKSLISEEENTNLKLRVYITGGGCSGFQYGFTFDEKVNDGDLTIEKSGVQLVIDPMSLQYLIGGTVDYTEGLEGSRFTVNNPNATSTCGCGSSFSI; translated from the coding sequence ATGATAGATGATATTGCAGTGCCACTGACATTTACTGATGCAGCAGCAAATAAAGTAAAAAGTTTAATCAGCGAAGAAGAAAATACTAATTTGAAATTACGCGTGTATATCACAGGGGGGGGGTGCAGCGGTTTCCAATATGGTTTTACCTTTGATGAAAAAGTCAATGACGGCGATTTAACCATTGAAAAATCAGGTGTTCAACTTGTGATTGACCCGATGAGTTTACAATATTTAATCGGCGGTACAGTCGATTATACTGAGGGTTTAGAGGGTTCACGCTTTACTGTAAATAATCCAAATGCCACCAGCACTTGTGGCTGTGGTTCATCCTTTAGTATCTAA
- the map gene encoding type I methionyl aminopeptidase has product MAIPIRTEKEIVKLREACKLASDVLVMIEPYVKAGVTTGELDRICHEYMVNEQKVISACLNYHGFPKATCISINEVVCHGIPSDDKVLKNGDIVNIDVTVIKDGYFGDNSKMYIVGGETNIRSKKLVEAAQEALYVGIRTVKPNIRLNEIGKAVQKYTESQTFSVVREYCGHGVGTEFHCEPQVLHYYADDGGVILKPGMVFTIEPMINAGKKEVRVMGDGWTVKTKDRSHSAQYEHQLVVTESGCEVMTIRDEEIAEGRISRIMINM; this is encoded by the coding sequence ATGGCTATTCCAATTAGAACTGAAAAAGAAATTGTAAAATTACGCGAGGCATGTAAATTGGCTTCCGATGTGCTTGTGATGATTGAACCTTACGTAAAAGCAGGCGTAACCACAGGCGAGCTTGATCGCATTTGTCACGAATATATGGTAAATGAACAAAAGGTTATTTCCGCCTGTTTGAATTATCACGGTTTCCCAAAGGCAACCTGTATTTCCATTAACGAAGTCGTTTGTCACGGTATTCCAAGTGACGATAAAGTGCTTAAAAATGGCGATATTGTGAATATTGATGTTACCGTAATTAAAGACGGTTATTTTGGCGATAACTCAAAAATGTATATCGTGGGCGGCGAAACGAATATTCGTAGTAAAAAGTTAGTGGAAGCCGCACAAGAGGCATTATATGTTGGGATACGCACTGTAAAACCCAATATTCGTTTAAATGAAATAGGTAAAGCCGTGCAAAAATATACGGAAAGCCAGACTTTCAGTGTTGTGCGTGAATATTGCGGACACGGCGTTGGTACAGAATTTCACTGCGAACCTCAAGTATTGCATTATTACGCAGATGATGGCGGTGTGATTTTAAAACCCGGAATGGTGTTTACCATTGAACCAATGATTAACGCAGGTAAAAAAGAAGTGCGTGTGATGGGAGATGGTTGGACAGTAAAAACCAAAGATCGTAGTCATTCAGCACAATATGAACATCAACTTGTTGTCACGGAAAGTGGTTGTGAAGTGATGACTATTCGTGATGAAGAAATTGCAGAAGGTCGAATTTCACGGATTATGATTAATATGTAA